The Neisseria sicca genome includes a window with the following:
- the argC gene encoding N-acetyl-gamma-glutamyl-phosphate reductase — protein MNSKIKVGIVGATGYTGVELLRLLSSHPNIEITTVTSRSESGKAVSDYFPSLRGIYDLTFQTPEHAGLEKCDIVFFATPNGIAMNDAPRLLEKGIRIVDLSADFRIQDISTWEHWYKMKHASPDIVPQAVYGLSELNRDAIASAQIVANPGCYPTCVSLPLLPLLKEGRLKPHMPLIADCKSGLSGAGRKANTGSLLCEAGDNFKAYGITGHRHQPEIRQTIATLQPGIAEHFIFVPHLTPMIRGMHATLYLHLEDGCNPEAVLHEFYRDSPFVDIMPAGSTPETRSVRGANLCRISIQKSSSDNVWIALSVIDNLVKGAAGQAVQNMNIMFGFNEKLGLIQTPLLP, from the coding sequence ATGAATTCGAAAATCAAAGTCGGCATCGTCGGTGCAACAGGTTACACCGGCGTAGAGCTTTTGCGGCTTCTCAGCAGTCATCCGAATATTGAAATTACAACGGTAACCAGCCGCAGCGAGTCAGGTAAAGCAGTTTCTGATTACTTTCCCAGTCTGAGGGGAATCTACGATCTGACCTTTCAAACACCCGAACACGCCGGTTTGGAAAAATGCGATATTGTCTTTTTCGCCACCCCAAATGGAATCGCCATGAACGATGCTCCTCGTCTTTTGGAAAAAGGTATCCGCATCGTCGACTTATCCGCTGACTTTCGTATACAGGATATTTCCACATGGGAACATTGGTACAAAATGAAGCACGCCAGCCCCGATATTGTTCCTCAAGCGGTGTACGGGTTAAGTGAATTAAACCGCGATGCCATCGCGTCTGCACAAATCGTTGCCAACCCCGGCTGTTATCCGACCTGCGTTTCACTGCCTTTACTCCCCTTGCTGAAAGAAGGTCGTCTGAAACCGCATATGCCGCTGATTGCGGACTGTAAATCAGGCCTATCCGGCGCAGGTCGGAAAGCTAATACCGGCTCGCTGCTTTGCGAGGCTGGGGATAATTTTAAAGCCTACGGCATTACGGGACACCGACACCAGCCCGAAATTCGGCAAACCATCGCCACATTGCAACCAGGAATTGCCGAACATTTCATCTTCGTTCCCCATCTGACACCCATGATCCGGGGTATGCACGCCACTTTATACCTGCATCTTGAAGACGGTTGCAATCCGGAAGCTGTTTTACACGAATTTTATCGGGACAGTCCTTTTGTGGACATCATGCCTGCCGGTTCAACACCAGAAACCCGCAGCGTGCGCGGTGCAAACCTTTGTCGTATCAGCATCCAAAAATCTTCGTCTGACAATGTATGGATCGCTCTATCCGTCATCGACAACTTAGTTAAAGGGGCAGCAGGACAAGCTGTTCAGAATATGAATATCATGTTCGGCTTTAATGAAAAACTCGGTTTGATACAAACTCCACTCCTACCTTAA
- the aroB gene encoding 3-dehydroquinate synthase — protein MRTLTVQTPSHQYPIFIGYDLIGQADSLLEPYLNKTAAIITNETVAPLYLKSLQMSLDRIGIRHFSIILPDGEKYKNWQTLNLIFDGLMENRAERKTTLIALGGGVIGDMVGFAAATYQRGAPFIQIPTTLLSQVDSSVGGKTGINHPLGKNMIGAFYQPQAVLADLETLKTLPRRELSAGMAEVIKYGALGDVDFFEWLEQNVADLMAQNQEKLTQAVYHCCKMKADIVVKDETEQGIRAWLNLGHTFGHAIEAEMGYGVWLHGEAVAAGCVLAGRLSEELGKISDADTRRIAVLMEAAGLPSLPPKFPFEKWISHMSHDKKVSSGVMRFIGLNRLGEANITEVSDIDILKRTLQPYL, from the coding sequence ATGCGTACTTTGACTGTTCAAACTCCGTCTCATCAATATCCTATTTTTATCGGGTACGATCTTATCGGTCAGGCTGATAGTTTACTTGAGCCTTATTTGAATAAAACGGCCGCAATCATAACCAACGAGACTGTTGCGCCTTTATATCTGAAAAGTCTTCAAATGAGTTTGGACAGAATCGGTATCAGGCATTTCAGCATTATCTTGCCGGATGGCGAAAAATATAAAAACTGGCAGACATTGAACCTTATTTTTGACGGATTGATGGAAAACAGGGCCGAACGGAAAACCACACTAATTGCATTGGGTGGCGGGGTAATCGGCGATATGGTCGGCTTTGCCGCTGCAACGTACCAGCGAGGTGCGCCGTTTATCCAAATCCCGACAACTCTGTTGAGTCAAGTGGATTCATCAGTAGGTGGGAAGACGGGCATCAACCATCCGCTTGGAAAAAATATGATTGGTGCGTTTTACCAACCGCAGGCGGTCTTGGCTGATTTGGAAACATTGAAGACCTTGCCGCGCCGAGAATTATCGGCAGGTATGGCGGAAGTTATTAAATATGGTGCGCTTGGCGATGTTGATTTCTTTGAGTGGTTGGAACAAAATGTTGCGGATTTGATGGCGCAAAACCAAGAGAAATTGACGCAGGCGGTATATCACTGCTGCAAAATGAAAGCCGACATTGTTGTCAAAGATGAAACCGAACAAGGTATCCGCGCGTGGCTTAATCTTGGCCATACTTTCGGACACGCCATCGAGGCGGAAATGGGTTACGGAGTATGGTTGCATGGTGAGGCAGTGGCAGCGGGTTGCGTGCTGGCAGGTAGATTATCCGAAGAATTGGGTAAAATTTCCGATGCGGACACACGTCGAATCGCTGTTTTAATGGAGGCCGCAGGATTGCCGTCATTGCCGCCTAAATTCCCGTTTGAAAAATGGATTAGCCATATGAGCCATGACAAAAAGGTCAGTAGCGGCGTGATGCGTTTTATCGGGCTGAACCGTTTGGGGGAAGCCAATATTACTGAAGTTAGCGATATTGATATTTTAAAGCGGACTTTGCAGCCGTATTTGTAA
- a CDS encoding integrase core domain-containing protein, whose product MNIHKNTRLTPHHRQAIWLAYTQGKESITSLARRYQVSRVTIYRALKAARGRLLKPQTSTNNRFKQAKYGMKRLAKVERGIQEKLKKQAKRYNKSYPGEPVHLDTKRLPLLKGQKATDKRDYLFVAIDDFSRELYAAILPDKTADSAAKFLTEHLIDPCPYLIECVYSDNGTEYKGSANHAFGVACYENGIGQKFTRVARPQTNGKAERVIRTLMEMWHEKQLFDSPEHRRKELCRFINFYNTVKPHRSLNGDTPFEVLQAYFSQPVV is encoded by the coding sequence ATGAACATACACAAAAATACACGTCTCACCCCGCACCACCGCCAAGCCATTTGGCTGGCCTACACGCAGGGGAAGGAAAGCATCACCTCCCTGGCACGCCGCTACCAAGTCAGCCGCGTCACCATTTACCGCGCCCTTAAAGCCGCAAGAGGCAGACTGCTCAAACCCCAAACCAGTACCAACAACCGTTTCAAACAGGCTAAGTACGGAATGAAACGCCTGGCCAAGGTAGAACGCGGTATTCAGGAAAAACTCAAAAAGCAGGCCAAACGCTACAATAAATCCTACCCCGGAGAGCCGGTACATCTCGATACCAAACGGCTGCCGCTGCTCAAAGGGCAGAAAGCCACCGATAAGCGGGATTACCTGTTTGTCGCCATCGACGATTTCTCAAGGGAGCTATACGCCGCCATTTTGCCGGACAAAACTGCAGACAGTGCCGCCAAGTTTCTGACCGAACACCTGATTGATCCCTGCCCATATCTGATTGAGTGCGTTTACTCCGACAACGGTACGGAATATAAAGGCTCGGCCAACCATGCTTTTGGTGTAGCCTGTTATGAGAACGGGATTGGTCAAAAGTTTACCCGGGTTGCCCGTCCACAGACCAACGGTAAGGCGGAACGTGTTATCCGCACCCTGATGGAGATGTGGCATGAGAAACAGTTGTTTGACAGTCCTGAACACCGGCGAAAGGAGTTGTGCCGCTTTATTAATTTCTATAACACTGTGAAGCCGCACCGCAGTTTGAACGGCGATACGCCGTTTGAGGTCTTGCAGGCTTATTTTTCTCAACCTGTGGTGTAA
- the glnE gene encoding bifunctional [glutamate--ammonia ligase]-adenylyl-L-tyrosine phosphorylase/[glutamate--ammonia-ligase] adenylyltransferase → MSDNRLDTARRHSLFLARQLDNGKLKPEIFLPMLDKVLTEADFQAFADWDKIRAEENEEELARQLRELRRYVVSQIIVRDINRISDLNEVTRTITLFADFAVNTALDFAYAYYRDMYGTPIGRYTKSPQHLSVVAMGKAGGYELNVSSDIDLIFVYPESGDTDGRRERGNQEFFTKVGQKLIALLNDITADGQVFRVDMRLRPDGDSGALVLSETALEQYLITQGREWERYAWCKGRVVTPYPNDIKALVRPFVFRKYLDYSAYEAMRNLHRQIRSEVSKKGMADNIKLGAGGIREVEFIAQIFQMIRGGQMRALQLKGTQETLMKLAELGIMPSENVETLLAAYRFLRDVEHRLQYWDDQQTQTLPASPEQQQLLAESMGFDSYAAFSDDLNVHRNKVNQLFNEILSEPEEQTQDNSEWQWAWQDKPDEEERQGRLKEHGFDAETIVARLDQIRHGHKYRHLSAHAQPRFDAIVPLLVQAAAEQNNPTDTLMRLFDFLENISRRSAYLAFLNEHPQTLAQLAQIMSQSSWVAAYLSKYPILLDELISAQLLDTAFDWQALATALSDDLKACGGDTEAQMDTLRRFQHAQVFRLAVQDLAGLWTVESLSDQLSDLADTILAAALPCAWADMPKKHRDTPQFAVVGYGKLGGKELGYASDLDLVYLYDDPHPDAGDVYSRLARRLTNWLSAATGAGSLYETDLRLRPNGDAGFLAHSIAAFEKYQRENAWTWEHQSLTRARFICGTPEIQTAFDRIRTEILTAERDQTALAGEIIEMREKMFPTHPPVDNNVKYARGGVVDVEFIVQYLILAHARKYPQLLDNYGNIALLNIAADCGLIDKTLAEQSRTAYRFYRQQQHNTKLRDAEKTEVTDELLSHYGNVRKLWREVFGEEAKLG, encoded by the coding sequence ATGTCCGACAACCGCCTCGACACCGCCCGCCGCCATTCCCTCTTCCTTGCCCGCCAGCTCGACAACGGCAAACTCAAGCCCGAAATCTTCCTGCCCATGCTGGACAAGGTTTTGACTGAAGCAGATTTCCAAGCCTTTGCCGACTGGGACAAAATCCGCGCGGAAGAAAACGAGGAAGAATTGGCGCGGCAGTTGCGCGAGTTGCGCCGTTATGTGGTGTCGCAGATTATCGTGCGCGATATAAACCGCATCAGCGATTTGAACGAAGTAACCCGCACGATTACGCTGTTTGCCGATTTTGCCGTCAATACCGCGCTGGATTTCGCCTACGCCTATTATCGGGACATGTACGGCACGCCGATCGGACGTTATACCAAATCGCCGCAACATTTGAGCGTGGTGGCGATGGGCAAGGCGGGCGGCTATGAGTTGAACGTGTCTTCCGACATCGATTTGATTTTCGTCTATCCCGAATCGGGCGACACCGACGGCAGGCGCGAACGCGGTAATCAGGAATTTTTCACCAAAGTCGGGCAGAAACTGATTGCGCTGCTGAACGACATCACCGCCGACGGACAGGTGTTCCGCGTTGATATGCGGCTGCGGCCGGACGGCGATTCCGGCGCGCTGGTATTGAGCGAAACTGCGCTGGAGCAATATTTGATTACGCAGGGACGCGAATGGGAACGCTACGCATGGTGCAAAGGCCGCGTGGTTACGCCATATCCGAACGACATCAAAGCGCTGGTGCGCCCTTTTGTGTTCCGAAAATATCTGGATTACAGCGCGTATGAAGCGATGCGCAACCTGCACCGCCAAATCCGCAGCGAAGTCAGTAAAAAAGGCATGGCGGACAACATCAAACTCGGCGCAGGTGGCATCCGCGAAGTCGAATTTATCGCCCAAATTTTCCAAATGATACGCGGCGGACAAATGCGCGCTCTGCAACTGAAAGGCACGCAGGAAACGCTGATGAAACTTGCCGAATTGGGCATCATGCCGTCTGAAAACGTCGAAACCCTGCTTGCCGCCTACCGCTTCCTGCGCGACGTCGAACACCGCCTGCAATACTGGGACGACCAGCAAACCCAAACCCTGCCCGCCTCGCCCGAACAGCAGCAACTGCTCGCCGAAAGCATGGGTTTCGACAGCTACGCCGCCTTTTCAGACGACCTCAACGTTCATCGTAACAAGGTCAATCAGTTGTTCAACGAAATTTTGAGCGAACCCGAAGAGCAAACACAGGACAACAGCGAATGGCAGTGGGCATGGCAGGACAAACCCGACGAAGAAGAGCGGCAAGGTCGTCTGAAAGAACACGGGTTCGATGCCGAAACCATCGTCGCAAGGCTCGACCAAATCCGGCACGGCCATAAATACCGCCACCTTTCCGCACACGCCCAGCCGCGTTTTGACGCCATTGTGCCGCTGTTGGTACAGGCGGCGGCCGAGCAAAACAACCCGACCGATACGCTGATGCGGCTGTTTGACTTCCTCGAAAACATCAGCCGCCGCTCCGCCTATCTCGCCTTCCTCAACGAACATCCGCAAACCTTGGCGCAACTGGCGCAGATTATGAGCCAAAGCTCATGGGTGGCGGCGTATCTGAGCAAATACCCGATTCTGCTGGACGAACTCATCAGCGCGCAGCTTTTGGATACCGCGTTCGACTGGCAAGCCCTCGCCACCGCCCTTTCAGACGACCTCAAAGCCTGCGGCGGCGACACCGAAGCGCAAATGGACACCCTGCGCCGCTTCCAACACGCCCAAGTCTTCCGCCTCGCCGTCCAAGACCTCGCCGGACTGTGGACCGTAGAATCCCTCTCCGACCAACTCTCCGACCTCGCCGACACCATCCTCGCCGCCGCCCTGCCGTGCGCATGGGCGGACATGCCCAAAAAACACCGCGACACCCCGCAATTCGCCGTCGTCGGCTACGGCAAACTCGGCGGCAAAGAACTCGGCTACGCCTCCGACCTCGACCTCGTCTACCTCTACGACGATCCCCATCCCGACGCAGGCGACGTGTACAGCCGCCTCGCCCGCCGCCTGACCAACTGGCTATCCGCCGCCACCGGCGCAGGCAGCCTCTACGAAACCGACCTGCGCCTGCGCCCCAACGGCGACGCCGGCTTCCTCGCCCACAGCATCGCCGCCTTCGAAAAATACCAGCGCGAAAACGCATGGACATGGGAACACCAGTCCCTCACCCGCGCCCGCTTCATCTGCGGCACACCCGAAATTCAGACGGCCTTCGACCGCATCCGCACCGAAATCCTCACCGCCGAACGCGACCAAACCGCCTTGGCAGGCGAAATCATCGAAATGCGCGAAAAAATGTTCCCCACCCATCCGCCAGTTGACAACAACGTCAAATACGCGCGCGGCGGCGTGGTCGACGTCGAATTTATCGTCCAATACCTCATCCTTGCCCATGCCCGAAAATATCCGCAACTCCTCGACAACTACGGCAACATCGCCCTCTTGAACATCGCCGCCGACTGCGGCCTCATCGACAAAACCCTCGCCGAACAAAGCCGCACCGCCTACCGCTTCTACCGCCAGCAGCAGCACAACACCAAACTGCGCGACGCGGAAAAAACCGAAGTAACCGACGAATTGCTGTCCCATTACGGCAATGTCAGGAAATTGTGGCGGGAAGTGTTCGGCGAAGAAGCAAAGCTCGGATAA
- the dapD gene encoding 2,3,4,5-tetrahydropyridine-2,6-dicarboxylate N-succinyltransferase: MSLQNIIETAFENRADITPTTVTPEVKEAVLETIRQLDSGKLRVAERLGIGEWKVNEWAKKAVLLSFRIQDNEVLNDGVNKYFDKVPTKFADWSEDEFRAAGFRAVPGAVARRGSFVAKNVVLMPSYVNIGAYVDEGAMVDTWATVGSCAQIGKNVHLSGGVGIGGVLEPLQASPTIIEDNCFIGARSEIVEGVIVEEGSVISMGVFIGQSTKILDRTTGEIYQGRVPAGSVVVSGSMPSKDGSHSLYCAVIVKRVDAQTRAKTSVNELLRGI, from the coding sequence ATGTCTTTGCAAAACATCATCGAAACCGCCTTTGAAAACCGCGCGGACATCACCCCGACCACCGTTACCCCCGAAGTCAAAGAAGCCGTGTTGGAAACCATCCGCCAACTCGATTCAGGCAAATTGCGCGTCGCCGAACGCTTGGGCATAGGCGAGTGGAAAGTCAACGAATGGGCGAAAAAAGCCGTCCTGCTTTCCTTCCGCATCCAAGACAACGAAGTCCTCAACGACGGCGTGAACAAATACTTCGACAAAGTGCCGACCAAGTTTGCCGACTGGTCTGAAGACGAATTCCGCGCTGCCGGTTTCCGCGCCGTACCCGGTGCCGTTGCGCGCCGCGGCAGCTTTGTTGCTAAAAACGTCGTTTTGATGCCGTCTTATGTCAACATCGGCGCATACGTTGACGAAGGCGCGATGGTCGATACTTGGGCGACCGTCGGTTCTTGCGCCCAAATCGGTAAAAACGTCCACTTGAGCGGCGGCGTCGGCATCGGCGGCGTACTCGAACCCCTGCAAGCCAGCCCGACCATCATTGAAGACAACTGTTTCATCGGCGCGCGTTCCGAAATCGTCGAAGGCGTGATTGTCGAAGAAGGCAGCGTGATTTCCATGGGCGTGTTCATCGGACAATCCACCAAAATCCTCGACCGCACCACCGGCGAAATCTACCAAGGCCGCGTACCGGCAGGCTCGGTTGTCGTGTCCGGCAGCATGCCTTCCAAAGACGGCAGCCACAGCCTTTACTGCGCCGTCATCGTCAAACGCGTGGACGCACAAACCCGCGCCAAAACCAGCGTGAACGAATTGCTGCGCGGTATTTAA
- a CDS encoding glutathione S-transferase N-terminal domain-containing protein — protein MMTLYSGITCPFSHRCRFVLYEKGMDFEIKDVDIFNKPEDLAVMNPYNQVPVLVERDLILHESNIINEYIDERFPHPQLMPGDPVMRGRGRLVLFRMEKELFNYVHVLENPNATNKEQAKAREAIGNGLTMLAPAFAKSKYILGEDFSMIDVALSPLLWRLDHYDIKLGKSAAPLLKYAERIFQREAFIEALTPAEKAMRR, from the coding sequence ATGATGACCTTATATTCAGGCATTACCTGCCCGTTCAGCCATCGCTGCCGTTTCGTGTTGTACGAAAAAGGCATGGATTTTGAAATCAAAGATGTCGATATTTTCAACAAACCCGAAGACCTTGCCGTCATGAATCCGTACAATCAAGTACCTGTTTTGGTTGAACGCGACCTCATCTTGCACGAGTCCAACATCATCAATGAATATATCGACGAACGTTTCCCGCATCCGCAACTGATGCCCGGCGATCCCGTGATGCGCGGACGCGGGCGTTTGGTGTTGTTCCGCATGGAAAAAGAATTGTTCAACTACGTTCATGTTTTGGAAAACCCCAACGCGACCAACAAAGAACAGGCTAAAGCGCGCGAAGCCATCGGTAACGGGCTGACAATGCTGGCTCCTGCTTTTGCGAAGAGCAAATACATCCTCGGCGAAGATTTTTCTATGATTGACGTAGCGCTGTCTCCCTTGTTGTGGCGGCTTGATCATTACGACATCAAACTCGGCAAATCCGCCGCACCTTTGTTGAAATACGCCGAGCGCATTTTCCAACGCGAGGCCTTCATCGAAGCGCTGACGCCCGCCGAGAAAGCCATGCGCCGATAA
- a CDS encoding ClpXP protease specificity-enhancing factor, which translates to MTTSTKPYLLRALYEWCTDNGQTPHLVVWVNEHTRVPMQYVRDNEIVLNIGPTASHNLNIDNDWISFSARFGGVAHDIWIPVGHVISIFSRESGEGMGFEVEPYEADASGNESQQEPAADKPTDSGPAKSGKVLKFVK; encoded by the coding sequence ATGACGACTTCGACCAAACCCTATCTGCTTCGTGCCTTATATGAATGGTGTACGGACAATGGCCAAACGCCGCATCTGGTCGTTTGGGTTAACGAACATACCCGCGTACCCATGCAATATGTCCGCGACAATGAAATCGTACTGAATATTGGCCCGACCGCCAGCCATAATCTGAATATCGATAACGATTGGATCAGCTTTTCCGCCCGTTTCGGCGGGGTGGCGCACGATATTTGGATTCCCGTCGGCCATGTTATCAGCATCTTCTCCCGCGAAAGCGGGGAGGGGATGGGGTTCGAAGTCGAGCCTTACGAAGCGGATGCTTCCGGTAATGAGTCGCAGCAGGAGCCGGCGGCAGATAAGCCGACTGACAGCGGGCCTGCCAAGTCGGGCAAGGTATTGAAGTTCGTCAAATAA
- a CDS encoding GNAT family N-acetyltransferase yields MEYTITPAKTEDLPDIVEIYNSTIEARQSTADLSPVSIETRKPWFESHSGKRPLYVLKNHSGELLAWGSFSDYYPRHAFHISAEISIYVRHNMRGVGVGKILLRNMLERAPSLGIKNVLAVIFGHNHPSLHLFHSFGFQEWGRLPAVCDLETFEADVVILGKQIT; encoded by the coding sequence ATGGAATACACGATTACTCCGGCAAAAACAGAAGACCTGCCCGACATTGTCGAAATCTACAACAGTACGATTGAAGCGCGCCAATCCACCGCCGATTTATCGCCCGTCAGCATCGAAACCCGTAAGCCTTGGTTTGAATCACATTCCGGCAAACGCCCGCTTTATGTCTTGAAAAACCATAGCGGCGAATTGCTGGCATGGGGCAGCTTCAGCGATTATTATCCGCGCCACGCGTTTCACATCAGCGCGGAAATCAGTATTTATGTCCGACACAATATGCGCGGGGTCGGCGTGGGTAAAATCCTGCTACGCAATATGCTGGAGCGTGCGCCCTCCTTGGGTATTAAAAACGTTTTGGCCGTGATTTTCGGACACAACCACCCCAGCCTGCATCTTTTCCACTCGTTCGGTTTTCAAGAATGGGGCAGATTGCCCGCAGTGTGCGATTTGGAAACATTTGAAGCGGATGTGGTCATCTTGGGCAAACAGATAACGTAA
- a CDS encoding isochorismatase family protein, protein MNTENTLCLIVDIQERLLPALHGSEQMIEHCRILLQGLSALNIPFAATEQYPKGLGKTVSAISLLLHNTPIFEKTRFSAASPEVMAILKEKQIENIILIGAEAHICMLQTTLDLLKHNIRVHIPYECTTSRNPLNKDNALQQMLTAGAAVSNVESLLFNLMGDAKHPAFKTISKLIQ, encoded by the coding sequence ATGAACACGGAAAATACGCTTTGCCTGATTGTCGATATTCAGGAACGCCTGCTGCCCGCATTGCACGGCAGTGAACAAATGATCGAACATTGCCGCATCCTGCTGCAAGGTTTGTCGGCTCTAAACATACCGTTTGCAGCAACGGAACAATATCCAAAAGGTTTGGGTAAAACGGTTTCCGCCATATCCCTGCTTCTGCACAATACGCCGATATTCGAAAAAACCCGTTTTTCCGCCGCATCACCCGAAGTCATGGCCATTCTGAAAGAGAAACAAATCGAAAACATCATCTTAATCGGTGCGGAAGCGCACATCTGTATGCTTCAGACGACCTTGGACTTGCTCAAGCACAATATCCGCGTCCACATCCCTTACGAATGTACCACCTCCAGAAACCCGCTTAACAAAGACAATGCCTTGCAGCAGATGCTTACTGCCGGAGCCGCCGTATCCAACGTTGAGAGTCTATTATTCAACCTGATGGGTGATGCGAAACATCCTGCCTTTAAAACCATTTCCAAACTCATCCAATAG
- a CDS encoding GlsB/YeaQ/YmgE family stress response membrane protein produces the protein MGWIVTIIIGFIVGALAKFLHPGKENFGFIMTTLLGIGGSALAGFVGQKLGWYHVGEPAGWIASTIFAVIILAVYTRFLKNR, from the coding sequence ATGGGATGGATCGTTACGATTATTATCGGTTTCATCGTTGGTGCTTTGGCAAAATTCCTGCATCCGGGTAAGGAAAATTTCGGATTCATTATGACGACTCTGTTGGGTATTGGCGGGTCGGCGTTGGCAGGATTTGTGGGGCAAAAATTAGGTTGGTATCACGTGGGTGAACCTGCCGGATGGATTGCCTCAACCATTTTCGCCGTAATCATTTTGGCGGTTTATACACGGTTTTTGAAAAACCGCTAA
- the folD gene encoding bifunctional methylenetetrahydrofolate dehydrogenase/methenyltetrahydrofolate cyclohydrolase FolD, whose product MAAQLINGKEVSVKRLAKVAEAVVKRQEDGLREPCLAVILVGNDPASAVYVRNKKLACEKCGIRSLSYELSESTSQEELLDLVGRLNEDDAVDGILVQLPLPAHINSQAVLENIVPHKDVDGFHPYNIGRLVVKMPLMRPCTPKGVMTLLEEYGVDSKGKKAVVVGASNIVGRPQALELLLARATVTVCHSATQNLADEVAAADILVVGVGIPNFVKGSWIKPGAVVIDVGINRLEDGSLCGDVEFDVAKERAGMITPVPGGVGPMTIATLLENTLHAAALHD is encoded by the coding sequence ATGGCTGCACAATTAATCAACGGTAAAGAGGTGTCGGTCAAAAGACTGGCAAAAGTTGCCGAAGCGGTGGTAAAGCGTCAGGAAGATGGTTTGCGCGAACCTTGTTTGGCGGTCATTTTGGTGGGTAATGATCCTGCCAGTGCGGTATATGTCCGCAATAAAAAGCTGGCTTGCGAAAAATGCGGTATCCGTTCTTTGTCTTATGAGCTGTCTGAATCGACTTCCCAAGAAGAGTTGTTGGATTTGGTCGGGCGATTAAATGAGGATGATGCTGTGGACGGTATTTTGGTGCAGCTTCCGTTGCCGGCACATATCAACAGTCAGGCCGTTCTGGAAAATATTGTTCCACATAAGGATGTGGACGGCTTCCATCCTTACAATATAGGACGGCTGGTGGTGAAAATGCCGCTGATGCGACCATGTACGCCCAAAGGCGTAATGACGCTTTTGGAAGAATACGGGGTCGATTCAAAAGGGAAAAAAGCGGTTGTTGTCGGCGCTTCAAATATTGTAGGCAGACCTCAGGCTTTGGAACTATTGTTGGCACGCGCGACGGTAACGGTATGCCACAGCGCGACGCAGAATCTTGCTGATGAAGTGGCTGCGGCGGATATTTTGGTCGTTGGCGTGGGTATCCCGAATTTTGTTAAAGGCAGTTGGATTAAGCCCGGTGCGGTTGTGATTGATGTCGGTATTAACCGTTTGGAAGATGGCAGTTTGTGCGGTGATGTGGAGTTTGATGTGGCAAAAGAACGGGCTGGCATGATTACCCCTGTTCCCGGTGGCGTTGGCCCGATGACGATTGCGACGCTTTTGGAAAATACCTTGCACGCGGCTGCACTGCATGACTGA